A genomic stretch from Corynebacterium faecale includes:
- the hisD gene encoding histidinol dehydrogenase, with translation MLTVTDLRGQTPSKSDIRRALPRGGTDVVSVLPIVEPVVDNVRDRGAEAALEYGEKFDHIRPASVRVPADVLKAAEDSLAPEVREAIEESIRRVRKVHADQKPEEHTTELYPGGTVTERFLPIDRVGLYVPGGNAVYPSSVIMNVVPAQEAGVNTLVVASPPQADHGGWPHPTIMAACSILGVDEVWAVGGAQAVALLAYGDEEEGLEPVDIITGPGNIFVTAAKRLVRGVVGTDAEAGPTEIAVLADDTANAVNVAYDLISQAEHDVMAASVLITDSEQLALDVNREIEARYSITRNSDRVAEALRGKQSGIVLVDNLDIGIAVADQYAAEHLEVHTVNARAVSERISNAGAIFVGDFSPVPLGDYSAGSNHVLPTSGTARFSAGLSTHTFLRPVNLIEYDEAALKDISEVVINFADAEDLPAHGEAIRARFENLPTSEDTV, from the coding sequence ATGCTGACTGTCACTGACCTCCGTGGTCAAACTCCATCCAAGAGCGATATCCGCCGTGCTCTGCCCCGTGGAGGTACTGATGTTGTGTCGGTGCTGCCCATCGTGGAGCCCGTGGTGGACAACGTCAGGGACCGCGGTGCTGAAGCCGCCCTGGAGTACGGCGAGAAATTCGACCATATCCGTCCCGCTTCAGTGCGGGTGCCGGCAGACGTTCTCAAGGCCGCTGAGGATTCCCTGGCGCCTGAGGTCCGTGAGGCCATCGAGGAATCCATTCGCCGGGTCCGCAAGGTCCACGCAGATCAGAAACCTGAGGAACACACCACTGAGTTGTATCCGGGCGGTACCGTGACTGAGCGGTTCCTCCCCATTGACCGTGTGGGACTGTATGTCCCCGGTGGCAACGCGGTGTACCCCTCCAGCGTCATCATGAATGTCGTGCCCGCCCAGGAAGCCGGGGTGAACACTCTCGTGGTGGCCTCACCTCCACAGGCCGACCACGGTGGCTGGCCGCACCCGACCATCATGGCGGCCTGCTCCATCCTCGGTGTGGATGAGGTCTGGGCGGTGGGCGGCGCACAGGCCGTTGCACTCCTGGCTTATGGCGATGAGGAGGAAGGGCTGGAACCGGTGGACATCATCACGGGGCCGGGCAACATCTTCGTCACCGCGGCCAAGCGACTGGTCCGGGGTGTGGTGGGAACCGATGCCGAGGCCGGCCCGACGGAGATCGCCGTGCTCGCTGATGACACCGCCAATGCCGTCAATGTCGCCTATGACCTCATCAGCCAGGCAGAACACGATGTGATGGCCGCATCCGTCCTCATCACCGACTCCGAGCAGTTGGCGCTGGATGTCAACCGTGAGATCGAGGCGCGCTACTCCATCACCCGCAACTCTGACAGGGTGGCAGAAGCCCTGCGCGGTAAGCAGAGCGGCATCGTCCTGGTGGACAACCTTGACATCGGTATCGCCGTGGCGGACCAGTACGCGGCGGAACACCTCGAGGTGCACACCGTGAACGCCCGTGCTGTCTCCGAACGGATTTCCAATGCCGGTGCCATCTTCGTGGGCGATTTCTCCCCGGTGCCACTGGGTGACTATTCCGCAGGTTCCAACCATGTTCTTCCAACGTCGGGAACAGCGCGTTTCTCCGCAGGCCTGTCCACCCATACTTTCCTGCGTCCGGTCAACCTCATTGAATACGACGAGGCTGCACTGAAGGACATCTCCGAAGTTGTGATCAACTTCGCTGATGCCGAGGATCTGCCTGCCCACGGGGAAGCCATCCGCGCCCGCTTTGAAAACCTGCCCACATCAGAAGACACCGTCTAG
- a CDS encoding YbjN domain-containing protein has protein sequence MTDRDFKMPDTLLPLPVDLDRVEDAVDALGYQFLAADDRLIMPWPNHRVSLYFGQESGLHLTMLARMRMTLDLSTINEVAQALTSWNTERIGPTALLRVGDLGDVEIQFRSSLSVDEGVSTDQLMQFIQLTINTVEMAVDTVLELFSDLNIEGAGSEELCTEQDESDLLEEISGLFVPPSLSANGFDSGRERRGMDVPRHPSFGNDDDSDNGFSDEFFRDAEDSGKYDDIWDASADQPDGPTPAGGMGDTTDDSLEDQTEDPTEEDSESTIVRESREEPFLPIFSQFTGNAEGADKNDKDDEDVELNHANSGDHDAPPGDDDLLDLLALLEDGAKDPSTDIPVIADHSLDTPGSDSFSESFHIRDGDSERPEYPREVTLDRVRDHLADIGVVKTSSEEDFLVAWINEVFIGFFIDNGPTFLVKGHWDPDMDPDRDFMKLFMMCNQWNERSLTTKAFCHKNSQGLQVRVEFAVPTAEGLTDDQLRHNIALSIHHLLQAVDSLSIEATGSSIVDWPEST, from the coding sequence TTGACTGATCGCGATTTCAAAATGCCGGACACGCTTCTTCCCCTGCCAGTTGATCTGGACAGGGTTGAGGATGCCGTGGATGCACTGGGCTACCAGTTCCTGGCTGCGGATGACCGGTTGATCATGCCGTGGCCCAACCATCGGGTCTCCCTGTACTTCGGTCAGGAATCAGGACTACACCTGACCATGTTGGCCCGCATGCGCATGACCCTGGATCTGTCCACGATCAATGAAGTAGCGCAGGCTCTGACCAGTTGGAACACCGAACGCATCGGGCCCACTGCTCTTCTGCGCGTGGGAGATCTCGGCGACGTGGAGATCCAGTTCCGCTCCTCCCTCAGCGTGGATGAGGGAGTGTCCACGGATCAGCTCATGCAGTTCATCCAGTTGACCATCAACACCGTGGAGATGGCGGTGGACACCGTTCTCGAGCTCTTCTCCGATCTGAACATCGAGGGGGCGGGCAGCGAAGAACTGTGTACGGAACAGGACGAGAGTGACCTCTTGGAGGAGATCTCAGGTCTGTTCGTTCCCCCATCTCTGTCTGCTAATGGGTTTGACAGCGGCCGTGAAAGGAGAGGCATGGACGTTCCCCGCCACCCATCCTTTGGAAACGACGATGATTCCGACAATGGGTTTTCCGATGAGTTCTTCCGCGATGCGGAGGATTCCGGTAAATACGACGACATCTGGGACGCCTCCGCCGACCAACCCGATGGCCCCACCCCCGCCGGGGGGATGGGTGACACCACCGATGACTCCCTCGAGGATCAGACCGAGGATCCGACCGAGGAGGATTCTGAGAGCACCATCGTCCGAGAGAGCCGGGAGGAGCCCTTCCTTCCGATCTTCTCCCAGTTCACGGGAAACGCCGAAGGCGCTGACAAAAACGACAAAGATGACGAAGATGTTGAGCTGAATCACGCCAACTCCGGTGATCACGATGCCCCACCCGGGGATGATGATCTTCTGGACCTTCTCGCCCTCTTGGAAGATGGCGCCAAAGATCCTTCGACGGATATACCTGTGATCGCAGATCATTCACTGGATACGCCCGGTTCAGACTCTTTTTCTGAATCGTTCCACATCCGGGATGGTGACAGCGAGCGCCCGGAATACCCCCGTGAAGTCACCCTCGACCGTGTCCGGGATCATCTGGCTGATATCGGAGTGGTGAAAACCAGCAGTGAGGAGGATTTCCTCGTCGCGTGGATCAATGAGGTGTTCATCGGTTTCTTCATTGATAACGGCCCGACCTTCCTGGTCAAGGGCCACTGGGATCCGGATATGGATCCTGACCGTGACTTCATGAAACTGTTCATGATGTGCAACCAGTGGAATGAACGCTCACTGACCACGAAGGCGTTCTGTCACAAGAACTCCCAGGGGTTGCAGGTCAGGGTGGAATTCGCGGTACCCACCGCGGAGGGACTCACCGATGACCAGCTGCGTCACAATATTGCCCTGTCCATCCACCATCTGCTGCAGGCGGTGGATTCCCTGAGCATCGAAGCCACCGGTTCCTCCATCGTCGACTGGCCGGAGTCAACCTAG
- a CDS encoding TetR family transcriptional regulator — protein MQLNRETIIDAAISILNSYGLADMTMRRVAKQLDVAPGALYWHFKNKQELIGATARRILAPLLDGTGADGVDKQGAAATCAQLRDLMISHRDGSEVVSAALSDAALRAELERKVSDSLDVADEVGAFTLLHFVIGAVLAEQTQHQLQEFTGDEENTEDEIYRERFSTGIKIVLAGLDALGTIR, from the coding sequence GTGCAACTAAACCGCGAAACAATCATCGATGCCGCCATATCCATCCTCAACTCCTATGGATTGGCTGATATGACGATGCGTCGTGTCGCCAAACAGCTGGACGTGGCCCCCGGGGCCCTCTACTGGCATTTTAAGAACAAGCAGGAGCTGATCGGCGCGACCGCCCGACGGATACTCGCCCCGTTGCTTGACGGGACCGGTGCGGACGGCGTCGACAAGCAGGGCGCGGCGGCCACCTGCGCGCAGTTACGTGACCTGATGATCAGCCACCGTGACGGTTCAGAGGTGGTCAGTGCGGCGCTTAGCGACGCCGCGCTACGCGCGGAATTGGAACGCAAAGTTTCCGACTCACTGGATGTGGCCGATGAGGTCGGGGCCTTCACTCTCCTTCATTTTGTCATCGGGGCAGTTCTTGCAGAGCAAACACAGCACCAGCTGCAGGAATTCACCGGAGACGAGGAAAATACAGAGGATGAGATCTACCGCGAGCGGTTCTCGACAGGCATAAAAATCGTCCTTGCCGGTCTAGATGCGCTCGGCACGATAAGATAA